The following proteins come from a genomic window of Rattus norvegicus strain BN/NHsdMcwi chromosome 8, GRCr8, whole genome shotgun sequence:
- the Or4d5 gene encoding olfactory receptor Olr1339, which translates to MNPANHSQVATFVLLGLSQVWELRLLFFTVFSAVYLLTVAGNLLIVAIVTSDPRLHTTMYFLLGNLSFLDFCYSSITAPRMLVDLLSHNPTISFGACLTQLFFFHFIGGIKIFLLTVMAYDRYIAICQPLRYTVIMNQTVCGLFMGASWVGGFIHSIVQIGLTIHLPFCGPDKLDNFYCDVPQLIKLACTDTFVLELLMVSNNGLVTLMCFLVLLGPYTALLVMLRSHSKEGRSKALSTCASHIAVVTIIFVPCIYIYARPFRTFPMDKAVSVLYTMVTPMLNPAIYTLRNKEVIAAMKKLWRRQKDFLGPSDH; encoded by the coding sequence ATGAACCCAGCAAACCATTCCCAGGTGGCAACGTTCGTCCTCCTGGGGCTCTCTCAGGTATGGGAGCTTCGGCTCCTGTTCTTCACTGTTTTCTCAGCCGTGTATCTTTTGACTGTCGCTGGCAATCTTCTCATTGTGGCCATAGTGACCTCCGACCCGCGCTTGCACACAACTATGTATTTTCTCTTAGGCAACCTTTCATTCTTGGACTTCTGCTACTCTTCTATCACTGCCCCCAGGATGCTGGTTGACTTGCTCTCACACAACCCCACCATTTCCTTTGGTGCCTGCCTGACTCAGCTGTTCTTTTTCCACTTCATTGGAGGCATCAAGATATTCCTGCTGACTGTCATGGCATATGACCGTTACATTGCCATTTGCCAGCCCCTCCGCTACACGGTAATTATGAATCAGACGGTCTGTGGGCTCTTCATGGGAGCCTCATGGGTGGGTGGTTTTATCCATTCCATTGTACAAATTGGACTGACTATCCACCTGCCATTTTGTGGTCCTGACAAGCTGGACAACTTCTATTGTGATGTGCCACAGCTGATCAAATTGGCCTGCACCGATACCTTTGTCTTAGAGCTTCTGATGGTGTCTAACAATGGCTTGGTCACTCTCATGTGCTTTCTGGTGCTGCTGGGCCCCTACACAGCCCTGCTTGTGATGCTCCGAAGTCACTCTAAGGAGGGTCGTAGCAAGGCCCTGTCTACCTGTGCCTCTCACATTGCTGTGGTGACAATAATTTTTGTGCCTTGCATCTACATCTATGCAAGACCTTTTAGGACATTCCCCATGGATAAGGCAGTTTCTGTGCTATATACAATGGTCACTCCCATGCTGAATCCTGCCATTTATACCCTGAGAAATAAAGAAGTGATTGCAGCCATGAAGAAGCtgtggaggaggcagaaggattttcTTGGTCCCTCAGATCATTGA